A stretch of the Sulfurimonas sp. HSL3-1 genome encodes the following:
- a CDS encoding heat shock protein transcriptional repressor HspR: MHTYDEPVYLISIVSKILDIHPQTLRQYERENLITPSRSDGRIRLYSQRDIDRIKLILRLTREMGVNLAGVDVALRLKEQIDTMEQEIAELRYQLAQAKQSTSVPPEKALVTKKSIYEMIIFEEK; encoded by the coding sequence ATGCATACGTATGACGAACCGGTCTACCTGATCAGCATCGTGTCGAAGATCCTCGACATCCATCCGCAGACCCTGCGGCAGTATGAGCGTGAGAACCTTATTACCCCTTCGCGCTCGGACGGCCGGATTCGTCTCTACTCCCAGCGCGATATCGACCGCATCAAGCTGATCCTCCGCCTGACCCGCGAAATGGGCGTCAACCTTGCCGGTGTCGATGTGGCATTGCGCCTCAAGGAACAGATCGATACGATGGAACAGGAGATTGCCGAGCTGCGCTACCAGCTGGCCCAGGCGAAGCAGAGCACCAGCGTACCGCCCGAGAAGGCGCTGGTGACGAAAAAAAGTATCTACGAAATGATCATCTTCGAAGAGAAGTGA
- a CDS encoding DnaJ C-terminal domain-containing protein: MSKSLYETLGVNENANESEIKKAYRKMARQYHPDVNKSPEAEEKFKEINAAYEVLSDKEKKAQYDRFGDQMFGGQNFQDFARAQGGNVDLDEILRQMFGGGGGFGGFGGGAGGAGGFGGFGGFGGGGYQQPVNLDLETSITVPFQTAILGGKHQVNVEGESFDIKIPAGVKSGEKLRVRGKGRKQGGSAGDLYLKINIATNPEYERDGDTLIKTFDVPLYAALFGDKVSVKTLEKEITLKVPQNTKNGQRFRVKEMGVMNRKSNVRGDLYLVANIILPNVDDLDPELTEAMKAQLPKE, translated from the coding sequence ATGAGCAAAAGCCTTTATGAAACCCTTGGCGTCAATGAAAACGCGAACGAATCGGAAATCAAAAAAGCCTACCGGAAGATGGCGCGCCAGTACCATCCCGATGTGAACAAGTCCCCCGAAGCGGAAGAGAAGTTCAAAGAGATCAATGCCGCGTACGAAGTGCTGAGCGATAAAGAGAAAAAAGCGCAGTACGACCGTTTCGGCGACCAGATGTTCGGCGGCCAGAACTTCCAGGACTTTGCGCGCGCCCAGGGCGGCAACGTCGACCTCGACGAGATCCTGCGCCAGATGTTCGGCGGCGGGGGAGGCTTCGGCGGTTTCGGAGGCGGAGCCGGGGGTGCAGGCGGTTTCGGAGGCTTTGGCGGTTTCGGGGGCGGCGGTTACCAGCAGCCGGTCAACCTCGACCTGGAGACCTCCATCACCGTGCCGTTCCAGACGGCTATCCTCGGCGGCAAGCACCAGGTAAACGTGGAGGGGGAGAGCTTCGATATCAAGATCCCCGCGGGGGTCAAATCGGGCGAGAAGCTCCGCGTCCGCGGCAAAGGGCGCAAACAGGGCGGCAGCGCAGGCGATCTCTACCTCAAGATCAACATTGCCACCAACCCGGAATACGAGCGCGACGGCGACACGCTGATCAAAACCTTTGACGTCCCGCTCTACGCGGCGCTTTTCGGCGACAAGGTGAGCGTCAAGACGCTGGAGAAGGAGATTACCCTCAAAGTGCCGCAGAACACGAAGAACGGCCAGCGTTTCCGTGTGAAAGAGATGGGGGTGATGAACCGCAAAAGCAACGTACGCGGAGACCTCTACCTCGTCGCGAACATCATCCTGCCGAACGTGGACGACCTTGATCCAGAGTTGACCGAGGCGATGAAAGCGCAACTACCTAAGGAGTAA
- the purH gene encoding bifunctional phosphoribosylaminoimidazolecarboxamide formyltransferase/IMP cyclohydrolase, whose protein sequence is MKRALLSVSDKSNIVEFAASLVKNGYEIISTGGTFKMLKEAGIAAIEIDEVTKFPECFEGRVKTLNPYIHGGILHRRDKQSHLDQAAELGVEPIDLVCVNLYPFKATIERTDDFEEIIENIDIGGPAMVRSAAKNFDSVMIVTDPSDYSLVLNAIENDENSVEFRRSLMIKAYEHTAAYDSMIANYMNKRFNDGMGAKQFVVGKKVMNTRYGENPHQKGALYEFEEHFSKNFTTLKGEASFNNLTDISGAVKIAAAFGDENAVCIVKHGNPCGFAIRDSLLDAYTEALKCDPVSAFGGVVAVNGVVDKALAEMMNEIFLEVIIAGRITAEAQEVFAAKKRIKLFEYGSDKIVLANDAVDFKHIDGGFVFQDADKVAADEISNAEQKSKLSADAAAMKDAEIAWKVASLTKSNCVVYVKDAAMVAVGMGMTSRVDASQCALKKAEAMGLDVTGAALASEAFFPFRDSIDAAAAAGVKTVIEPGGSIRDDEVIAAADEYGMALYFTGVRHFLH, encoded by the coding sequence ATGAAAAGAGCACTGCTGAGCGTCAGCGATAAAAGCAATATCGTCGAATTCGCGGCGTCCCTGGTGAAAAACGGCTATGAGATCATCTCAACGGGCGGGACGTTCAAGATGCTGAAAGAGGCCGGTATCGCGGCCATCGAGATCGATGAGGTCACCAAATTCCCGGAGTGTTTCGAGGGGCGCGTCAAAACCCTCAACCCCTACATCCACGGCGGCATCCTGCATCGCCGCGACAAGCAGTCGCACCTGGACCAGGCCGCGGAACTGGGCGTCGAGCCGATCGACCTCGTCTGCGTCAACCTCTATCCTTTCAAGGCGACCATTGAGCGCACGGACGATTTCGAGGAGATCATCGAGAACATCGATATCGGGGGACCGGCGATGGTCCGCTCCGCCGCGAAAAACTTTGACAGTGTCATGATCGTCACCGATCCCTCCGACTATTCGCTGGTCCTGAACGCGATCGAGAACGACGAGAACAGCGTCGAGTTCCGCCGCAGCCTGATGATCAAGGCCTACGAGCACACTGCCGCCTACGACAGCATGATCGCCAATTATATGAACAAGCGTTTCAACGACGGTATGGGGGCGAAACAGTTCGTCGTCGGCAAAAAGGTGATGAATACCCGCTACGGCGAGAACCCGCACCAGAAGGGGGCGCTGTACGAGTTCGAGGAGCACTTCAGCAAGAACTTTACGACCCTCAAAGGCGAGGCGAGCTTCAACAACCTGACAGACATCAGCGGCGCGGTCAAGATCGCCGCGGCCTTCGGCGACGAAAATGCCGTCTGTATTGTTAAGCACGGCAACCCGTGCGGCTTCGCCATCCGCGACAGCCTGCTCGACGCCTATACCGAAGCGCTCAAATGCGACCCCGTGTCCGCCTTCGGCGGCGTTGTCGCTGTCAACGGTGTCGTCGACAAGGCGCTGGCGGAGATGATGAACGAGATCTTCCTCGAAGTGATCATTGCCGGCCGTATCACGGCGGAAGCGCAGGAGGTGTTCGCGGCGAAGAAGCGCATCAAGCTTTTCGAATACGGCAGCGACAAGATTGTCCTCGCCAACGATGCCGTTGACTTCAAACACATCGACGGCGGTTTCGTCTTCCAGGATGCCGACAAGGTGGCAGCGGATGAGATCAGCAACGCCGAGCAGAAAAGCAAGCTGAGCGCGGATGCGGCGGCGATGAAAGACGCGGAGATCGCGTGGAAAGTCGCGTCGCTGACAAAATCGAACTGTGTCGTCTACGTCAAGGACGCGGCGATGGTCGCGGTCGGCATGGGGATGACGTCGCGCGTCGACGCGTCGCAGTGTGCGCTGAAAAAAGCCGAGGCGATGGGGCTGGACGTCACCGGTGCCGCGCTGGCAAGCGAAGCCTTCTTCCCGTTCCGCGACTCCATCGACGCTGCGGCGGCCGCAGGCGTCAAGACGGTCATCGAACCGGGCGGCTCCATCCGCGACGACGAAGTGATCGCCGCGGCAGACGAATACGGTATGGCACTCTACTTCACCGGCGTCCGCCACTTCCTCCACTAA
- a CDS encoding HD domain-containing phosphohydrolase — MKIFPAKILVVDESPKHIVTVRELFAKEGCSVLGAENEDAAMAIAGALNIDLILLDATAKNIDGYGICKRLKSEAKTQEIPVIFTGMIPGAQEIKRSFEAGGADCIVKPFNSSELYARVRTHLELRKHRERHADETEEDLIYTLAYVGELRSQDKGHLKRVAGYSALLGELYGLRPEAVEMLKRASAMHDIGNVIVPERILNKPLPLEAKEREAVQHHTQWGAHILSRTDRPVLRAAAIIAAQHHEKFDGSGYPKGLKGEEIHIFGRIVALADVFDVLLSKRSYKEEWQVNKALAYLTEESGKHFDPKLVELFVDNLWQFLDIRQKHGA; from the coding sequence ATGAAAATTTTTCCGGCAAAAATCCTGGTTGTTGACGAATCACCGAAGCATATCGTCACCGTCCGGGAACTGTTCGCAAAAGAGGGGTGCAGCGTTTTGGGGGCAGAGAACGAAGACGCGGCAATGGCGATAGCGGGCGCGCTGAATATCGACCTGATCCTGCTTGACGCAACGGCGAAGAACATCGACGGCTACGGGATCTGCAAGCGGCTGAAATCGGAAGCCAAGACCCAGGAGATCCCCGTCATTTTTACCGGGATGATCCCGGGGGCGCAGGAGATTAAACGCAGTTTTGAAGCCGGCGGTGCGGACTGCATTGTCAAACCCTTCAACAGTTCGGAACTTTATGCGCGGGTCCGGACGCACCTGGAGTTGCGAAAACACCGTGAACGGCATGCTGATGAGACGGAGGAGGATCTGATCTACACCCTGGCGTATGTCGGGGAACTCCGTTCGCAGGACAAGGGGCATCTCAAAAGAGTCGCGGGATACAGTGCGCTGCTCGGCGAGCTCTACGGACTCCGTCCGGAAGCCGTCGAGATGCTGAAGAGGGCTTCGGCGATGCATGATATCGGCAACGTTATCGTTCCTGAACGGATTCTGAACAAACCTCTGCCGCTGGAAGCCAAAGAGCGCGAGGCGGTACAGCACCATACGCAGTGGGGGGCCCACATCCTCAGCCGCACCGATCGGCCCGTACTGAGGGCCGCGGCGATCATCGCCGCCCAGCACCACGAAAAGTTCGACGGGAGCGGCTACCCGAAAGGACTGAAGGGGGAAGAGATTCATATCTTCGGGCGTATCGTTGCCTTGGCGGACGTGTTTGACGTGCTGCTGAGCAAACGCAGCTATAAAGAGGAGTGGCAGGTGAACAAGGCGTTGGCCTATCTTACCGAAGAGAGCGGTAAACATTTCGATCCGAAACTGGTAGAGCTCTTTGTCGACAACCTCTGGCAGTTCCTGGATATACGCCAAAAACACGGGGCGTGA
- a CDS encoding metal ABC transporter substrate-binding protein has product MKKLLFILLLPAALLAHLNIAVTYPYIGALTRAVGGDHVTTVVLAKGNWDPHFVVPRPSLIAKMRRADALIMNGGQLEIGWLPPLIRRGNNPKVNPGAPTFLNLAQGIELINKPSEVDRANGDIHPAGNPHFHLDPHNIPLLAKQIALFLASIDAEHKSIYEKNLESFNAEWEKNLARWTRVMAPKQGMKVVQFHDNLAYFNKAYGLINIATIEPLPGIPPSPRHTLDVIGKIRAEHPCCILHDVYHSTKTAEYIRDKTGIRVILMPHDIGALESIDSLTALFDYLTKALTDD; this is encoded by the coding sequence ATGAAAAAACTGCTTTTTATCCTTCTGCTGCCTGCCGCGCTCCTTGCCCACCTCAACATCGCCGTCACCTACCCCTACATCGGCGCGCTGACGCGGGCAGTTGGCGGTGACCACGTCACGACCGTCGTACTGGCCAAGGGCAACTGGGATCCCCACTTTGTCGTTCCCCGCCCCTCACTCATCGCCAAGATGCGCCGGGCCGACGCGCTGATCATGAACGGCGGCCAGCTGGAAATAGGCTGGCTCCCTCCACTGATCCGCCGCGGCAACAACCCCAAGGTCAATCCGGGCGCACCGACCTTTTTGAACCTGGCGCAGGGCATCGAGCTAATCAACAAACCGAGCGAGGTCGACCGGGCAAACGGGGATATCCACCCTGCCGGCAATCCCCATTTCCACCTCGATCCACACAACATCCCGCTCTTGGCGAAGCAGATCGCGCTGTTTCTGGCATCGATCGATGCGGAGCATAAAAGCATTTATGAAAAGAACCTGGAAAGTTTTAATGCGGAATGGGAAAAAAATCTCGCGCGCTGGACGCGGGTTATGGCCCCGAAACAGGGAATGAAAGTCGTGCAGTTCCACGACAACCTCGCCTATTTCAACAAGGCCTACGGCCTCATCAACATCGCCACGATCGAGCCGCTGCCGGGGATCCCGCCCTCCCCGCGTCACACCCTCGACGTGATCGGGAAGATCCGAGCCGAGCATCCCTGCTGTATTCTGCACGACGTCTACCACTCCACCAAGACCGCGGAATACATCCGGGACAAGACCGGGATCAGGGTCATCCTGATGCCCCATGACATCGGGGCGTTGGAGTCCATCGACTCCCTCACAGCCCTGTTTGACTACCTGACAAAGGCCCTCACCGATGATTGA
- a CDS encoding metal ABC transporter permease has protein sequence MIDIFLPPLLLVFVLVMIHAWFGKGVLERGIIFTDLAIAQFAALGSAVSLGYFHGDYLYLFTLGSALFSAVLIAFASHRNLHLEAFIGILYVLGASGVMMVLANSAEGMEHFKALLATDILFTPLEHVLYSSIVYALLGLLIWQLYPRLTGFMQELLFFVMLAVTVTSSVQLAGVLVVFTLLIAPVFMASMQKRFPPLGFAFVFGWAFSAAAIAASYTFDLPTGYTIVFLGALSVLLGTLMLSRKKA, from the coding sequence ATGATTGATATTTTCCTGCCGCCGCTGCTGCTCGTCTTCGTGCTCGTCATGATCCACGCCTGGTTCGGCAAAGGGGTGCTCGAGCGGGGCATCATTTTCACCGACCTCGCCATCGCCCAGTTCGCGGCGCTGGGCAGTGCCGTCAGCCTGGGCTATTTCCACGGCGACTATCTCTACCTTTTCACCCTCGGGAGCGCCCTCTTCAGTGCCGTGCTCATCGCGTTTGCATCCCACAGGAACCTGCACCTGGAGGCCTTTATCGGGATTCTTTACGTCCTGGGAGCCAGCGGCGTCATGATGGTCCTGGCCAACTCCGCCGAGGGGATGGAGCACTTCAAGGCGCTACTGGCCACCGACATTCTCTTCACCCCCCTCGAACACGTGCTCTACAGCAGCATCGTCTATGCCCTGCTGGGGCTGTTGATCTGGCAGCTCTACCCGCGTCTAACAGGGTTCATGCAGGAGCTGCTCTTCTTTGTCATGCTCGCCGTCACCGTCACCTCATCCGTTCAGCTTGCCGGCGTGCTCGTCGTCTTTACCCTGCTGATCGCACCGGTCTTCATGGCGTCCATGCAGAAGCGTTTCCCGCCGCTGGGCTTCGCCTTCGTTTTCGGCTGGGCTTTCAGCGCCGCGGCGATCGCCGCATCCTACACATTCGACCTGCCGACGGGGTACACCATCGTCTTTCTCGGTGCCCTCAGCGTCCTGCTCGGCACCCTGATGCTCAGCCGTAAGAAAGCGTGA
- a CDS encoding GatB/YqeY domain-containing protein, which produces MELKDQIRNDIKEAMKAKEVQRRDALRLLSSAMKQIEVDERKELSDDDVIAIIQKQIKQRNDAAAQYKDAGRDELYDKEMAEIAVFETYLPAQLDDAELESAVKAIIEKTGASTMKDMGKVMGMASKELAGQADGKRISGCVKTLLS; this is translated from the coding sequence ATGGAGCTCAAAGATCAGATCAGAAACGATATTAAAGAAGCGATGAAAGCCAAGGAGGTCCAGCGCCGTGACGCGCTGAGACTGCTGAGCAGTGCCATGAAACAGATCGAGGTGGACGAACGCAAAGAGCTCAGCGACGACGATGTCATCGCCATCATTCAAAAACAGATCAAGCAGCGCAACGACGCCGCGGCCCAGTACAAGGATGCCGGACGCGACGAGCTGTACGACAAAGAGATGGCCGAGATCGCCGTATTCGAGACCTACCTTCCGGCACAGCTCGACGACGCCGAGCTCGAAAGCGCCGTCAAGGCGATCATCGAAAAAACCGGTGCGAGCACGATGAAAGATATGGGCAAGGTCATGGGAATGGCCAGCAAAGAGCTCGCGGGCCAGGCCGACGGCAAACGCATCAGCGGCTGCGTCAAAACACTCCTTTCATAA
- a CDS encoding YitT family protein: MTTKITLELRRYLQILVGGIVLAAGVTLFLVPNHITSGGTPGMAILVTYFTGISIGTIMLSINIPMVLMSMKFIGRGYAFRTVFAIVVIAMSADMFLEMLKLPALTQEPLLGAVFGGMLIGLGVGLIVKASASPGGPSIIAGMIAHRSHWKEGDLIIALDALIVFSAGFVFPKLDSMLWSLVGVYISARGINLILSGRPSKKVLHISSENAETLKAHLLHKLGHEGGVILEGTTLHTGDERRLLMLIVDNNKVQSVRQIVQAYDPTGVVVVMEASELMGG; this comes from the coding sequence ATGACAACGAAAATCACATTGGAGCTGAGACGCTACCTGCAGATCCTGGTCGGCGGTATCGTACTGGCGGCGGGGGTCACCCTCTTCCTCGTCCCCAACCATATCACCTCCGGAGGCACCCCCGGGATGGCCATCCTTGTCACCTATTTTACGGGGATCTCCATCGGGACGATCATGCTCTCCATCAACATCCCGATGGTGCTCATGAGCATGAAGTTCATCGGCCGGGGATACGCGTTTCGGACCGTCTTTGCCATCGTCGTCATCGCCATGTCGGCAGATATGTTTTTGGAAATGCTGAAGCTCCCCGCCCTGACGCAGGAACCGCTTCTGGGCGCCGTCTTCGGCGGGATGCTCATCGGCCTGGGCGTAGGGCTGATCGTCAAAGCCAGCGCATCGCCCGGCGGCCCCTCCATCATCGCCGGCATGATCGCCCACAGGAGCCACTGGAAGGAGGGGGATCTCATCATCGCGCTCGATGCCCTGATCGTCTTCTCGGCCGGATTCGTCTTCCCGAAACTCGACAGTATGCTCTGGAGCCTGGTCGGCGTCTACATCAGCGCCAGGGGCATCAACCTGATCCTCTCAGGCCGCCCCTCCAAAAAAGTGCTGCACATCTCTTCGGAGAACGCCGAAACCCTCAAAGCCCACCTCCTGCACAAACTGGGGCATGAAGGCGGCGTCATCCTCGAAGGAACGACACTCCACACGGGAGACGAACGGCGGCTGCTGATGCTGATCGTGGATAACAATAAAGTCCAGAGCGTCCGGCAGATCGTCCAGGCGTATGACCCTACGGGTGTCGTCGTGGTGATGGAAGCATCGGAGTTGATGGGCGGGTGA
- the trpC gene encoding indole-3-glycerol phosphate synthase TrpC — MILDEIIAKTKEDLARREKEYSMDWLGRSLAFNARAPRPVIPHLQATEEEPYRIISEVKKASPSKGVIREDFDPVAIAQAYERGGANAISVLTEPHYFQGSLDYLAEIRRYAAIPLLRKDFIVSKYQLVEALVYGADFVLLIAKALSRKELKELLDYTRHLGMEALVEIHDKADLTKAIFAGADIIGINHRNLETFEMDMELSYKLIPLIPNNKIIVAESGIYEHGQLEDLGKAGVDAFLVGESLMRQDDVESALHCLKTGEGCPN; from the coding sequence ATGATTCTGGATGAGATTATCGCGAAGACCAAAGAGGACCTCGCCCGCCGTGAAAAGGAGTACAGCATGGATTGGCTGGGGCGCTCCCTCGCCTTCAATGCCCGTGCACCGCGGCCGGTCATCCCGCATCTGCAAGCGACGGAAGAGGAGCCCTACCGCATCATCTCCGAAGTGAAAAAAGCGAGCCCTTCAAAGGGTGTGATTCGCGAAGACTTCGACCCGGTGGCCATCGCGCAGGCCTATGAGCGCGGGGGTGCGAACGCCATCTCCGTACTGACCGAGCCTCACTATTTTCAGGGGAGCCTGGACTACCTCGCGGAGATCCGCCGGTATGCGGCCATTCCGCTCCTGCGCAAGGACTTCATCGTCAGCAAGTACCAGCTGGTCGAAGCCCTCGTCTACGGCGCTGATTTCGTCCTGCTGATCGCCAAGGCGCTCTCGCGCAAAGAGCTGAAAGAGCTGCTTGACTACACCCGCCACCTGGGGATGGAGGCGCTGGTCGAGATCCACGACAAGGCGGACCTGACCAAGGCGATCTTCGCGGGTGCGGACATCATTGGCATCAACCATCGCAACCTCGAGACCTTCGAGATGGATATGGAGCTGAGCTACAAGCTTATCCCGCTCATCCCGAACAACAAGATCATCGTGGCCGAGAGCGGCATCTACGAGCACGGTCAGCTGGAGGATCTGGGCAAAGCGGGCGTCGACGCCTTCCTTGTCGGGGAGTCGCTGATGCGCCAGGACGACGTCGAAAGCGCGCTGCACTGCCTGAAAACGGGCGAGGGCTGCCCGAACTGA
- a CDS encoding YkgJ family cysteine cluster protein — translation MIKEDGYPYAFDPSACTGCGGRCCTGESGNIFVSPEEILALAAALEMAETEFRLTYLEKRGYKFSIKERIVGMSHDCIFFDRETNGCRVYTARPSQCRTFPFWEYYKTRVDELKRECPGIVDV, via the coding sequence ATGATAAAAGAAGACGGCTATCCTTATGCGTTCGACCCCTCCGCCTGCACCGGCTGCGGCGGACGCTGTTGCACCGGTGAAAGCGGCAATATCTTCGTCTCCCCCGAGGAGATCCTGGCGCTGGCCGCGGCCCTGGAAATGGCGGAGACGGAGTTCCGCCTCACCTACCTTGAAAAGCGCGGCTACAAGTTCTCGATCAAAGAGCGGATCGTCGGGATGTCGCATGACTGCATCTTTTTCGACCGGGAGACGAACGGCTGCCGCGTCTACACGGCCCGCCCTTCCCAGTGCCGCACTTTTCCCTTCTGGGAGTATTATAAGACCCGCGTTGATGAGCTCAAGCGGGAGTGCCCGGGGATCGTCGATGTTTAA
- a CDS encoding tRNA1(Val) (adenine(37)-N6)-methyltransferase has translation MLLYQPQEGYCYNSDSIFLYDFISSFAPRGRMLDVGAGCGVVGLLVARDNPKVRLEAVEKQDVFVQYASKNAEVNGIDYRVHHTDFLAFKDPEGFDYIVSNPPFYHEGASRSENEMVHTARYNLHLPIDAFISHAAKLLRPQGHLLLCYDPQQFAHLCAACERAKLRVVDVQFVHSKPDRNATLVMLHARKNSRSLMRVRPPIFAFDEDEFSAKSLQVYRDARTHSIKCTP, from the coding sequence ATGCTGCTTTACCAGCCGCAGGAGGGGTACTGTTACAACAGCGACTCGATCTTCCTGTACGATTTCATCTCCTCTTTCGCGCCGCGGGGCCGTATGCTCGACGTGGGTGCCGGCTGCGGTGTCGTCGGGCTTCTGGTGGCCCGCGACAATCCGAAAGTGCGGCTCGAGGCGGTGGAGAAACAGGACGTTTTCGTGCAGTACGCTTCGAAGAATGCGGAGGTGAACGGGATTGATTACCGGGTCCATCACACGGACTTTCTCGCCTTCAAAGACCCGGAAGGGTTTGACTACATCGTTTCCAATCCTCCCTTCTATCACGAGGGGGCCTCGCGTTCGGAGAATGAGATGGTGCACACGGCGCGCTACAACCTGCACCTGCCCATCGACGCGTTCATCTCCCACGCGGCAAAACTTCTGCGCCCCCAGGGACATCTGCTGCTTTGCTACGACCCCCAGCAGTTCGCCCACCTCTGCGCCGCCTGCGAACGCGCCAAATTAAGAGTGGTTGATGTACAATTCGTTCATTCGAAACCGGATCGCAATGCGACCCTGGTGATGCTGCACGCCCGGAAAAACTCCCGTTCGCTCATGCGCGTCCGGCCGCCGATTTTCGCCTTTGACGAAGATGAGTTTTCCGCCAAGAGCCTGCAGGTCTACCGCGATGCAAGGACGCACAGTATAAAATGCACCCCATGA
- the kdsB gene encoding 3-deoxy-manno-octulosonate cytidylyltransferase, which produces MIIIPARLASTRFPQKVLADIGGLPMVVRTARQVAHLDDVVVAADDESIIDVCKAHGVKAMLTSTTHKSGTDRINECAQLLDIPDDELVINIQADEPFIEPEVLTLLIDRLNALKAEGRPFVMGSCYNAVNAEAADDPNLVKVVVNAKHDAIYFSRSMIPYNRGGGATYFGHIGIYGFTKRSLHAFCALDDAPIEDIEKLEQLRAVHHGLPISMVKVASTGFGIDTPEDLERAKEIFGVQ; this is translated from the coding sequence ATGATCATCATCCCCGCCCGTCTGGCCTCCACCCGCTTCCCGCAAAAAGTCCTGGCGGATATCGGCGGACTGCCGATGGTCGTCCGCACGGCACGGCAGGTGGCCCACCTCGACGACGTCGTCGTCGCGGCCGATGACGAAAGCATTATCGACGTCTGCAAAGCCCACGGCGTCAAAGCGATGCTCACGTCGACGACGCACAAAAGCGGCACCGACCGCATCAACGAATGCGCCCAGCTGCTTGATATCCCCGACGATGAACTCGTCATCAACATCCAGGCCGACGAGCCCTTTATCGAGCCGGAGGTCCTGACCCTGCTGATCGACCGCCTGAATGCCCTCAAGGCGGAGGGTCGTCCCTTTGTCATGGGCAGCTGCTACAACGCCGTCAACGCCGAAGCCGCCGACGACCCGAACCTCGTCAAGGTCGTCGTGAACGCGAAGCATGACGCCATCTACTTCTCCCGTTCAATGATCCCCTACAACCGGGGCGGCGGGGCCACCTACTTCGGCCATATCGGCATCTACGGCTTCACAAAGAGGAGCCTCCATGCCTTCTGCGCCCTCGACGACGCGCCGATCGAGGACATCGAAAAGCTCGAACAGCTCCGCGCCGTCCACCACGGGCTGCCCATCAGCATGGTCAAGGTCGCCAGCACCGGCTTCGGCATCGACACGCCGGAGGATCTGGAACGGGCCAAAGAGATCTTCGGGGTCCAATAA
- the rpsO gene encoding 30S ribosomal protein S15 encodes MALDAAKKQEIVKKFGRNENDTGSSEVQIALLSTRIAELTEHLKTFKKDHASRLGLLKLVGQRRRLMRYFKRTNRVAYDKLVADLGIRDNI; translated from the coding sequence ATGGCTTTGGATGCGGCGAAAAAACAAGAGATTGTTAAAAAATTCGGACGTAACGAAAACGACACCGGTTCTTCAGAAGTGCAGATCGCACTGCTCAGCACACGTATCGCTGAACTGACTGAACACCTCAAAACTTTCAAGAAAGACCACGCGTCACGCCTCGGTCTGCTCAAGCTCGTCGGTCAGCGCCGCCGTCTGATGCGTTACTTCAAACGCACAAACCGCGTAGCATACGACAAACTCGTCGCCGATCTCGGTATCCGCGACAACATCTAA
- a CDS encoding RrF2 family transcriptional regulator yields MLITRASEYALLSLIVLAKAEKPLDADTLSKELDISKSFLAKILQSMARNGILNSFKGANGGFALAKDMHDITVRDITCAAEGKNPSVFDCSKSQKDCPSDKATTCQIWPVVNRLQDKIDTFLEKLTLADLIEQ; encoded by the coding sequence ATGCTCATCACCCGTGCCAGCGAATACGCCCTGCTCTCGCTCATCGTCCTGGCCAAGGCCGAGAAGCCCCTCGATGCCGATACCCTCTCGAAGGAACTCGACATCTCCAAAAGCTTTCTCGCGAAGATCCTCCAGTCGATGGCACGCAACGGTATTCTCAACTCCTTCAAGGGCGCCAACGGCGGATTCGCCCTGGCCAAGGATATGCACGACATCACCGTCAGGGACATTACCTGCGCCGCCGAGGGGAAAAACCCCTCCGTTTTCGACTGCTCCAAATCCCAAAAAGACTGCCCCTCCGACAAGGCGACTACCTGCCAGATCTGGCCCGTCGTCAACCGGCTCCAGGACAAGATCGACACTTTCCTCGAGAAACTCACCCTCGCCGACCTGATCGAACAGTAA